CACGATGTCGTCCCCGCGGCTATTGGCCGGAAAGAATCCGTAGCAACCGCGTGCCGCGAACTTGTTTTCGGCAATGATTTCTTCCAACAAGTCGAGGGCATCCTCGTAGAGCGAGGCCGCTTGTTCGGCTCCCTCGGCGTTCCTCGTCTTGAGCCGCTTGTTCTCTGGATCCCACACGCCCCGCAACTCCCAACTGTGGAAGAAGGGCGTCCAGTCAATGTAGCGCGCCAGCTCGCGGAGCGATTGCTTTTGAAACTCCCGCACGCCCGTGAACTCCGGGACCGCGATTTCCTGGGTTTTCCAATCGGAGGTCAGGCGATTGGCCCGCGCTTCTGCCAAAGAGACCACCTCTTTCTTCCGCCCCCCGGCGTGAACCCGCCGCAGGGTGGCCTGCTTCTCGGCGTTTTCGGTGATGAATTTTTCCCGGCTCTCGCGCGAGAGGAGCGAGGTCGTGACCGGCACACTCCGGGAGGCGTCCAGCACATGGACGATTGGTTGGCTGTAGTGGGGGGCGATTTTGATGGCGGTGTGGGCGGAACTGGTGGTGGCGCCGCCGATGAGAAGCGGGATTTTGAAGCCGCCCTTCTCCATTTCTTGGGCCACATGGACCATTTCATCGAGCGAGGGCGTGATGAGGCCGGAGAGCCCAATGATATCGGCATCCATTTCCCGCGCTTTCTCGAGGATCTTGTCGCACGAGACCATCACCCCGAGGTCGGTCACCTCGAAGCCATTGCAGGCCAAAACCACTGCCACGATGTTTTTGCCGATGTCGTGGACGTCGCCCTTGACGGTCGCGATGAGAAAACGTCCCGCGGAATCGCGTCGCTCCGCGACCTTGAGGGCCTGTTCTTCGGTCAGCTCCGGTTCCTCCTCCAGGATGGCCGCGATCTGCCCCGAAAGGTTCTCCTTTTTCTCCTCCTCCATGAAAGGCTCGAGGTAGGCGACCGCCTTTTTCATGACCCGGGCGCTTTTCACGACTTGGGGTAGGAACATTTTCCCCTCGCCGAAGAGATCGCCCACGATGCCCATCCCATCCATGAGCGGGCCTTCGATGACGTGGAGCGGCTTGGGGTATTTCTTTCGCGCTTCCTCGGTGTCTTCCTCGATGAATTTATCGAGGCCTTTAAGAAGGGCGTGCTCCAGGCGCTCCTCGACCCCGGCTTCCCGCCAAGTGAGATCCTCCTCTTTCTTCTTCCCACCCTTGCCCTTGTATTCCTCCGCCAGATCGAGGATCCGCTCGGTGGCCTCGGGATCCCGGTTCAGCAAGACGTCTTCCACGGCCCTCAGCAAGTTTTTGGGGATCTCGTCGTAGACCTCGAGCATCCCGGCATTCACGATGCCCATGTCCATGCCCGCATGGCGGGCATGGAAGAGAAAGGCCGAGTGCATGGCTTCGCGAACCGCGTTGTTGCCGCGGAAGGAGAAGGAGATGTTGGAGACCCCCCCGGAGACCTTCGCATGCGGCAGGTGGGTTTTGATCCAGCGGGTGGCCTCGATGAAGTCGACCGCGTAGCTGTTGTGCTCCTCAATGCCAGTCGCGACCGTCAGGATATTCGGATCAAAAATGATGTCCTCGGGCGGAAAGCCCGCTTCGTTCACCAACAGCCGGTAAGCCCGCTCGCAGATGCGAATCTTGTCTTGGTAGGTCGCCGCTTGGCCCTGCTCATCGAAGGCCATCACGACCACGGCCGCCCCGTATCGCCGAATAATGCGGGCCTGATGCAGGAACTCCTCCTCCCCGCCTTTGAGCGAGATGGAATTGACGATTCCCTTGCCTTGGAGGCACTGGAGACCGGCCTCGATGATTTCCCACTTGGAGGAATCCACCATGATAGGCACGGCCGTGATTTCGGGCTCGGCCTGGAGGAGATGGAGGAAGCGACGCATCATGGCCACCCCGTCGATCAATCCGTCATCGAAATTGATATCGATGACGTTGGCTCCATTGACCACCTGCTGGCGAGCCACCTCGACCGCCTCTTCCAGCTTGTTCTCTCTCACCAAGCGAGCGAAACGAGGCGATCCCGCCACGTTGGTGCGTTCCCCGATCATGAGGAAATTTTTCTCCGGGGTATGTCGGTAGAGTTCCGATCCGGAAAGGGTGAGGTAGCGTGGTTCAGGCATGGTTTTCCCCCTAAGAAGGCGAAGGGCGCCAAGAAGCATGATGGAGCGCGAGCCTTCCGAGGCCGTCTTTCCTAAGCTTCACGGTGAAGTTCAAGAGAAAGCCGAGCGTCATCCCGGAAAGCCTGAGGCGGGTCTGCGACTGGGC
This sequence is a window from Verrucomicrobiota bacterium. Protein-coding genes within it:
- the metH gene encoding methionine synthase, producing the protein MPEPRYLTLSGSELYRHTPEKNFLMIGERTNVAGSPRFARLVRENKLEEAVEVARQQVVNGANVIDINFDDGLIDGVAMMRRFLHLLQAEPEITAVPIMVDSSKWEIIEAGLQCLQGKGIVNSISLKGGEEEFLHQARIIRRYGAAVVVMAFDEQGQAATYQDKIRICERAYRLLVNEAGFPPEDIIFDPNILTVATGIEEHNSYAVDFIEATRWIKTHLPHAKVSGGVSNISFSFRGNNAVREAMHSAFLFHARHAGMDMGIVNAGMLEVYDEIPKNLLRAVEDVLLNRDPEATERILDLAEEYKGKGGKKKEEDLTWREAGVEERLEHALLKGLDKFIEEDTEEARKKYPKPLHVIEGPLMDGMGIVGDLFGEGKMFLPQVVKSARVMKKAVAYLEPFMEEEKKENLSGQIAAILEEEPELTEEQALKVAERRDSAGRFLIATVKGDVHDIGKNIVAVVLACNGFEVTDLGVMVSCDKILEKAREMDADIIGLSGLITPSLDEMVHVAQEMEKGGFKIPLLIGGATTSSAHTAIKIAPHYSQPIVHVLDASRSVPVTTSLLSRESREKFITENAEKQATLRRVHAGGRKKEVVSLAEARANRLTSDWKTQEIAVPEFTGVREFQKQSLRELARYIDWTPFFHSWELRGVWDPENKRLKTRNAEGAEQAASLYEDALDLLEEIIAENKFAARGCYGFFPANSRGDDIVVWQDEKRQEVRTVFHTLRQQVAKKTKDKPHQALADLVAPEESGRQDYLGGFVVGIHGADEWAREWEEKNDPYRNILIKAVADRCAEACAELLHHRARVAWGYERPNEFNNNELIKELYRGIRPAPGYPAQPDHTEKPVLFELLDASERTGVTLTESQAMHPGAAVSGLFFSHPESRYFSISELQKDQVEDYAQRKGQTLEEAERWLGPWLGY